In Paenibacillus sp. FSL R7-0345, a single window of DNA contains:
- a CDS encoding sugar ABC transporter substrate-binding protein has protein sequence MKKTAVSISALLMAFSLAVSGCGGNNNSSNSSNNGGEQKGSSEATASAAPSTKPVTLNAWVMPNSPKPDADFLQTLDPYLKEHPNVTVKVTVLDWGSAWTKITTAATSGEGPDILQLGSTWVPAIASMGGIDKVTDKVADVGGAEAFLPAIWKTTSIAGDSEVYGIPWFVDARAIYYRTDVFEQAGVNTETAFKDWDSFKSALEAVNGQTVDGKKIAALGLPGKNDWNVVHNIFPWIWAAGGDVLSEDNKNVVFNEEKGLEGVMFYTGLANEGLVDKSSLEKNSSQIESDFGDGKSAVIISGPWLAKNFATPKANGGMDDKKAAKNFAVAPLPAGPGGQATFVGGSELTVFSGSKNKEATWEVIKYLTSDEAQKAYAQVSGQLPAKLSLLESPDLDANMKAFSEATKYGRTYPAIPQWGPTETALQKHFANVWDIVAGVKGKYSKESIKEELDSAASEVKAIINQ, from the coding sequence GTGAAAAAGACAGCGGTATCCATCAGTGCGCTGCTTATGGCATTTTCATTGGCCGTCAGCGGTTGCGGAGGCAATAACAATTCTTCAAATTCTTCTAACAACGGAGGAGAGCAGAAAGGATCCAGCGAGGCTACGGCATCTGCGGCCCCAAGTACAAAGCCGGTTACCTTGAATGCCTGGGTGATGCCGAACAGTCCCAAACCGGATGCGGACTTCCTTCAGACCCTTGATCCGTACCTGAAAGAGCATCCGAATGTCACTGTAAAAGTAACCGTCCTGGACTGGGGCTCCGCCTGGACCAAGATCACAACCGCGGCTACAAGCGGTGAAGGCCCCGATATTCTTCAGCTTGGATCGACCTGGGTACCGGCAATTGCCAGCATGGGCGGCATTGACAAGGTGACCGATAAAGTGGCTGACGTGGGCGGTGCCGAAGCCTTCCTGCCGGCTATCTGGAAAACGACATCCATCGCGGGTGACAGCGAGGTATACGGCATCCCTTGGTTTGTTGATGCACGGGCGATCTACTACCGGACTGATGTATTTGAGCAGGCCGGGGTAAATACGGAAACCGCGTTCAAGGATTGGGATTCCTTCAAGAGCGCGCTGGAAGCAGTGAACGGACAAACAGTGGACGGCAAGAAGATCGCTGCACTGGGACTTCCGGGTAAAAACGACTGGAACGTTGTGCATAACATCTTCCCATGGATCTGGGCGGCAGGCGGCGACGTTCTGTCTGAGGACAACAAGAATGTAGTCTTCAATGAAGAGAAGGGCCTGGAAGGTGTTATGTTCTACACAGGGCTTGCGAATGAAGGCCTAGTCGATAAGTCTTCGCTTGAAAAGAACTCTTCACAGATTGAGAGCGATTTCGGCGACGGCAAGTCAGCGGTAATCATCTCCGGACCTTGGCTCGCCAAGAACTTTGCCACACCAAAAGCTAACGGGGGTATGGATGACAAGAAGGCGGCCAAAAACTTTGCGGTAGCTCCGCTTCCGGCCGGTCCCGGCGGACAGGCAACCTTTGTCGGCGGCAGCGAGCTGACCGTGTTCAGCGGCTCCAAGAACAAGGAAGCCACCTGGGAGGTTATCAAATACCTGACCTCGGATGAGGCGCAGAAAGCCTATGCACAGGTATCCGGTCAGCTCCCTGCAAAGTTGTCTCTTCTGGAATCACCGGATCTGGATGCCAACATGAAAGCATTCTCGGAAGCAACCAAATACGGCAGAACGTATCCGGCCATCCCGCAATGGGGCCCAACGGAAACGGCGCTGCAGAAGCATTTTGCTAACGTCTGGGATATTGTTGCCGGCGTAAAGGGCAAATACAGCAAAGAGAGCATCAAGGAGGAGCTGGATTCCGCGGCTTCTGAAGTCAAAGCTATTATTAATCAATAA